The following proteins are co-located in the [Limnothrix rosea] IAM M-220 genome:
- the ald gene encoding alanine dehydrogenase: MRIGVPKEIKDQEFRVGLSPSSVQVLVQAGHEVFVENNAGFGSGFTDEDYQNVGAKLVFDAASAWEQELVIKVKEPLPCEYEFLYDGQLLFTYLHLAAQRQLTERLIESGVTAIAYETVMDEQGRLPLLAPMSMIAGRLAVQLGARYLEKQQGGKGVLLGGVPGVAAGRVMILGGGNVGTEAAKMAIGLGAEVQILDINVDRLGDLGTLFGSRVSLLYSTPANIQKYIEEANLVIGAVLIPGRRAPILVSRDLVKTMQRGSVIVDVAVDQGGCIETLHPTSHSQPSYVDEGVVHVGIPNMPGAVPWTATQALNNSTLPYVLQLANEGRGAIAKNKALFHGLNIDKKEIVHPSIQDVFSDLL, translated from the coding sequence ATGAGAATTGGTGTACCAAAAGAAATCAAAGATCAGGAATTTCGGGTCGGCTTAAGTCCCAGTAGTGTGCAGGTTTTAGTGCAAGCTGGGCATGAAGTCTTTGTCGAAAATAATGCGGGTTTTGGGTCTGGCTTTACGGATGAAGATTATCAAAATGTTGGTGCAAAACTGGTTTTTGATGCGGCTTCGGCTTGGGAACAGGAATTAGTTATTAAGGTGAAGGAGCCTTTACCCTGTGAGTACGAGTTTCTCTATGATGGACAGTTGCTTTTTACCTATCTCCATCTCGCTGCGCAACGACAACTTACTGAGCGTTTAATTGAATCTGGGGTGACGGCGATCGCCTATGAAACGGTGATGGATGAACAGGGTCGCTTGCCACTATTAGCGCCGATGAGCATGATCGCGGGCAGGTTGGCAGTGCAGCTTGGGGCGCGATATCTAGAGAAACAGCAAGGTGGCAAGGGGGTTTTGCTGGGTGGTGTGCCGGGTGTGGCGGCAGGTCGAGTGATGATTCTTGGTGGGGGGAATGTCGGCACTGAAGCGGCAAAGATGGCGATCGGTCTGGGTGCGGAAGTGCAGATTCTTGATATTAATGTTGATCGCCTTGGTGATCTCGGAACGTTATTTGGTTCCCGGGTCTCGCTACTCTACAGTACTCCGGCCAATATCCAGAAATATATTGAAGAAGCTAATTTGGTGATTGGTGCAGTCCTTATTCCGGGGAGACGCGCACCCATTCTTGTGTCGCGAGATTTGGTCAAAACGATGCAAAGGGGTTCTGTAATTGTTGATGTGGCGGTAGATCAAGGGGGCTGTATCGAAACGCTCCACCCGACTTCCCATAGTCAACCTTCCTATGTTGATGAGGGTGTTGTCCATGTCGGAATTCCTAATATGCCGGGTGCTGTGCCGTGGACTGCCACTCAAGCGCTCAACAATAGTACTTTGCCCTATGTGCTTCAGCTTGCTAATGAGGGACGGGGGGCGATCGCCAAAAACAAGGCTCTATTTCACGGTTTAAATATAGACAAAAAAGAGATTGTTCATCCTTCTATACAGGATGTGTTTTCTGATCTACTTTAA